The proteins below are encoded in one region of Planctopirus limnophila DSM 3776:
- a CDS encoding alpha/beta hydrolase, producing MKNNLLCSVPRRSVPRRSVPRRVARFGILRITTVITGSLLALVNLGSASAAEPKIIIPLWPEGSAQVALLPQPEGLAAPLTAGRQVPRLQNVANPTLAVYEPPADIKNGTAVIVCPGGGYSILAIEHEGTAVCEWLNTLGVTAILLKYRVPALKDQPNWKAPLEDGQRAIELVRANAKEWGLNPERIGILGFSAGGHLAALASTRFETPEFSDDKATTEKANIRPDFTILVYPAYMTKGKELSELLPVTSKTPPAFMAHAFNDPVTCESSLFYATALKKANVPFDLHIYSKGGHGFGMFPDAGAAATWPARCEDWLRASGLIPEKPLAPNPKK from the coding sequence ATGAAAAACAACCTTCTTTGCTCTGTACCTCGACGCTCTGTACCTCGACGCTCTGTGCCTCGACGAGTGGCCCGCTTTGGCATTTTGAGAATCACGACTGTGATTACGGGGAGTCTGCTGGCGCTGGTGAATCTGGGGAGTGCCTCTGCTGCTGAACCGAAAATTATAATCCCGCTGTGGCCCGAAGGTTCGGCTCAAGTAGCCCTTTTACCACAGCCTGAAGGGCTGGCTGCTCCTTTGACAGCCGGTCGGCAAGTCCCCAGGCTGCAAAATGTGGCTAACCCGACTCTTGCCGTTTATGAGCCACCAGCAGACATCAAAAATGGGACAGCGGTGATTGTCTGTCCTGGTGGTGGTTACAGCATTCTGGCGATTGAGCACGAAGGGACGGCCGTTTGTGAGTGGCTGAATACCTTGGGTGTGACTGCCATTCTTCTCAAGTATCGAGTCCCGGCCCTTAAGGATCAGCCGAACTGGAAAGCTCCCCTCGAAGATGGGCAGAGAGCGATTGAACTGGTGCGGGCGAATGCCAAAGAGTGGGGATTGAATCCGGAACGGATCGGGATCCTCGGTTTTTCCGCAGGGGGGCATCTGGCAGCACTGGCCAGCACTCGCTTTGAAACACCCGAGTTTTCCGACGACAAGGCCACGACAGAGAAGGCGAACATTCGGCCCGACTTTACGATTCTGGTCTATCCCGCTTATATGACCAAAGGAAAAGAACTTTCGGAACTGCTGCCGGTCACTTCGAAGACGCCACCGGCCTTTATGGCGCATGCTTTTAACGATCCCGTGACGTGTGAAAGTAGCCTGTTCTATGCGACAGCGCTTAAGAAGGCGAATGTGCCTTTTGACCTGCATATCTATTCTAAAGGTGGGCATGGATTCGGGATGTTCCCTGATGCCGGTGCTGCTGCTACCTGGCCGGCTCGCTGCGAAGACTGGTTACGAGCTTCGGGTTTGATTCCCGAGAAGCCCCTGGCACCTAACCCGAAGAAGTAA
- a CDS encoding sirohydrochlorin chelatase, whose translation MDLLSTGDESTAVLLIAHGSRRPEANADLLQIAAGLRVAGYAGPVACGYLELAEPDIPTAARSCLLPGIRRLLMLPYFLSAGVHVSADLEEFRQQLREEFPQVEFVLCPHLGLHPLMIQIVQDRLAEGLARV comes from the coding sequence ATGGATTTGTTATCGACTGGAGATGAATCAACAGCGGTACTGCTGATTGCGCATGGCAGTCGCCGGCCTGAAGCCAATGCCGATCTGCTACAGATTGCCGCAGGTCTGCGGGTGGCGGGTTATGCTGGTCCAGTTGCCTGTGGTTATCTGGAATTGGCCGAGCCTGATATTCCCACAGCGGCGAGAAGCTGCCTTCTGCCTGGCATTCGCAGGTTACTGATGCTGCCTTACTTTCTGTCGGCGGGAGTGCATGTGAGTGCTGATCTGGAAGAGTTTCGCCAGCAGTTGAGAGAAGAATTTCCCCAGGTCGAGTTTGTGCTGTGTCCGCATCTCGGATTGCATCCACTGATGATTCAGATTGTGCAGGATCGCCTTGCGGAGGGTCTGGCACGCGTCTGA
- a CDS encoding metallophosphoesterase — translation MQILLLAGWIMATFGWLRPIVAAINYLSAKPYSKRTLQWIHGLLFVCAGVVGLVGAAVFAIRLLSIEPLAPSILETGYLICGVGLVGWWIADVIEWQRACRRSVDEECHLQCLSWKTALQHHPGASRLLGLPGNEVLMLEVAQRIIRCEGLPEVASGLSIAHFSDVHFREGMPLEYFRSVFEELGRLRPDLFIFTGDLHDDPDCLRWVPELFGSLHAPLGCYFVLGNHDWHADHVNARIALEDAGWIDLAGRVLPLRDPSGEIVIAGTEFPWMGDLPPFASLPDDRFRILASHTPDLWRWAVDQHVHLMLAGHTHGGQVRLPILGPVFAPSVDGVKYAGGLYKKNSMYLHVSRGISGKDRLRFGCLPEITRFVLKCSPRTELTRPKAAEASHENGS, via the coding sequence ATGCAGATTCTGTTGCTCGCTGGCTGGATCATGGCCACATTCGGGTGGCTCAGACCTATCGTGGCAGCCATCAACTATCTGTCGGCCAAGCCTTATTCCAAGCGAACACTTCAATGGATTCATGGTCTTCTGTTTGTCTGTGCCGGAGTTGTGGGCCTTGTTGGCGCAGCGGTCTTCGCGATCCGCTTACTCAGCATTGAGCCACTCGCGCCATCGATCCTTGAAACTGGTTATCTGATCTGTGGCGTTGGTCTTGTGGGTTGGTGGATCGCAGATGTGATCGAATGGCAGCGGGCTTGCCGGAGATCGGTCGATGAAGAATGTCATCTCCAGTGCCTTTCCTGGAAGACCGCACTCCAGCATCATCCCGGTGCTTCACGACTCTTGGGCTTGCCCGGTAACGAAGTGCTGATGCTCGAAGTGGCCCAGCGAATTATTCGTTGCGAAGGACTGCCCGAGGTCGCAAGTGGACTGTCGATTGCCCACTTCTCGGATGTTCATTTTCGCGAAGGCATGCCGCTGGAATACTTCCGTTCGGTGTTTGAAGAACTGGGACGGCTTCGTCCGGATCTCTTCATTTTCACTGGCGATCTCCACGATGACCCCGACTGTCTGCGCTGGGTTCCAGAACTCTTTGGCTCGTTACACGCGCCGCTGGGATGCTACTTTGTACTTGGCAATCACGACTGGCATGCCGATCATGTCAACGCCCGGATTGCTCTTGAAGATGCCGGCTGGATTGATCTGGCAGGCCGCGTATTACCACTGAGAGACCCCAGTGGTGAAATTGTCATCGCGGGGACAGAATTCCCCTGGATGGGCGATCTCCCGCCGTTCGCCTCTTTGCCGGATGATCGCTTCCGAATTCTTGCATCGCACACGCCCGACCTGTGGCGCTGGGCTGTCGATCAACATGTCCACCTGATGCTTGCCGGGCATACCCATGGGGGGCAAGTCCGCCTGCCGATCCTGGGGCCGGTCTTTGCTCCCAGTGTTGATGGTGTCAAATATGCGGGTGGACTCTACAAAAAGAACTCGATGTATCTGCACGTTTCCCGAGGCATTTCCGGGAAGGATCGATTGCGATTTGGCTGTCTGCCAGAAATCACCCGCTTTGTTCTCAAATGCAGCCCCAGAACAGAACTGACTCGCCCTAAGGCAGCCGAAGCTTCGCACGAAAATGGTTCGTAA
- a CDS encoding NAD(P)H-hydrate epimerase, with protein sequence MEICPFVRLLDWRTLRAADCLTARQSREVDRFAIEELGISSLVLMENAARSVCDWFSQHVQASSSEETSFVVRVVCGRGNNGGDGFAIARLLWTMGYAVEIFATHPEAELAPDARVNAALARKLGIPWREMREFGEAAASARAEDWIVDAILGTGQSRPLSGVLAELVQGMNASLSRRLAVDLPTGFSADAGPGLGNPLTEQPHELVELCVRADVTVTFVTPKMGMLHPGAREYLGETFVASIGLPEKLLREAVSLQ encoded by the coding sequence ATGGAAATCTGCCCATTTGTTCGCCTTTTGGACTGGAGAACCTTGCGGGCGGCTGATTGCCTGACTGCCCGGCAGAGCCGGGAGGTGGATCGTTTTGCCATTGAAGAATTGGGCATCAGCAGCCTGGTGTTGATGGAAAATGCGGCTCGATCCGTCTGTGATTGGTTCAGCCAGCACGTCCAGGCTTCATCAAGCGAAGAGACATCGTTCGTCGTGCGTGTGGTCTGCGGGCGCGGAAATAATGGTGGAGATGGATTCGCGATCGCGAGACTCTTATGGACCATGGGCTATGCTGTGGAGATTTTTGCGACGCATCCGGAGGCTGAACTTGCACCGGATGCCCGCGTGAATGCGGCTCTCGCGAGGAAGCTGGGAATTCCGTGGCGAGAGATGCGTGAGTTTGGTGAAGCTGCTGCGAGCGCCCGGGCCGAGGACTGGATTGTCGATGCCATTCTGGGGACGGGACAAAGTCGCCCGTTGAGTGGTGTGCTGGCGGAACTGGTGCAGGGGATGAATGCCAGCCTTTCGCGAAGGCTGGCGGTGGATCTTCCCACAGGTTTTTCGGCAGATGCAGGCCCAGGTTTGGGAAATCCGTTGACTGAACAGCCGCATGAACTTGTGGAGCTGTGTGTACGAGCGGATGTGACCGTCACGTTTGTGACACCGAAAATGGGAATGTTACATCCCGGGGCGCGAGAATATCTGGGTGAGACTTTTGTCGCTTCGATTGGATTGCCTGAGAAATTGCTGCGAGAGGCTGTTTCTTTGCAGTGA
- a CDS encoding helix-turn-helix domain-containing protein translates to MNLVELAQRIKNHRIDQRLTLDQVASRTGLTRSWWSKVENFRITPSLQSLGQIAAALGVSVSDLVEGLDRKPQMAVIRKSERKVVERNPETSDIVYESLAHVRPDRAMDPFLLTVPAGGQRKDALGHEGEEFLLVLSGKVQLEYNNEMLELEEGDSLYFDATTPHRLVNPFTTDTRVLCVFYSGRQASE, encoded by the coding sequence ATGAATCTTGTTGAACTTGCACAGCGAATTAAGAATCACCGGATTGATCAGCGGCTGACGCTGGATCAGGTGGCGTCGCGTACCGGACTGACGCGCAGCTGGTGGTCGAAGGTTGAGAACTTTCGCATTACACCGTCTCTGCAGTCGCTGGGCCAGATTGCGGCTGCTCTGGGAGTGAGTGTCTCCGATCTGGTCGAAGGGCTGGATCGCAAGCCACAGATGGCGGTCATCCGGAAATCTGAGCGTAAAGTCGTGGAGCGAAATCCCGAGACGTCAGATATTGTTTATGAATCGTTGGCACATGTTCGCCCTGATCGAGCCATGGATCCTTTTCTGCTGACCGTGCCCGCCGGAGGTCAGAGAAAAGATGCCTTGGGCCATGAAGGCGAAGAGTTTCTGCTGGTGCTCTCCGGTAAAGTGCAGCTCGAATACAACAATGAGATGCTGGAGCTGGAAGAAGGGGACAGCCTTTACTTCGATGCCACCACTCCCCATCGGCTGGTCAATCCCTTTACGACCGATACCCGGGTGCTGTGCGTTTTTTACAGCGGGCGCCAGGCCTCCGAGTGA
- a CDS encoding glutathione peroxidase, translating into MTTVAADATGSIYRHKLTTLSGEPVELSKYKGKVILFVNVASACGYTGQYKPLQAISEKYKDQGLEVVGVPCNQFGGQEPGSADEIQTFCSNKYGVTFDLLAKTDVNGPKASPLYVDLKAQSPNGNGDIGWNFEKFLVSRDGKVVGRYKSGVKPDSKELVSAIEAELAKK; encoded by the coding sequence ATGACAACCGTCGCGGCTGATGCAACCGGTTCAATCTATCGGCACAAACTCACAACTCTCAGTGGTGAACCCGTCGAACTCTCCAAGTACAAAGGCAAAGTGATCCTCTTCGTCAACGTCGCCAGTGCCTGCGGCTACACAGGCCAATACAAGCCACTGCAAGCCATCTCGGAAAAGTACAAAGATCAGGGTCTGGAAGTCGTGGGCGTTCCCTGCAATCAGTTCGGCGGACAGGAACCCGGATCAGCCGATGAGATTCAGACTTTCTGCTCAAACAAGTATGGTGTCACTTTCGACCTGCTGGCCAAAACCGATGTGAATGGCCCCAAGGCCTCTCCTCTTTATGTCGATTTGAAGGCCCAGAGCCCCAATGGCAATGGTGATATCGGCTGGAACTTCGAAAAGTTCCTCGTCTCGCGTGATGGCAAAGTCGTGGGCCGCTACAAGTCGGGCGTCAAGCCAGATTCCAAGGAACTGGTCTCCGCGATTGAAGCCGAATTGGCTAAGAAGTAA
- the pyrF gene encoding orotidine-5'-phosphate decarboxylase → MASFVSRLHQAIRTKKTAALVGLDPRWEQLPVRIRRAAEEMYDDPAAAKAAAFEEFCVRLIDVVAPLVPAIKPQAAFFEELGPDGSVALARVIRYGRAQGLIVICDAKRGDIGSTAEAYAKAYLAGEDPQAAPYAADALTVNPYLGEDTLQPFVELCQKREAGIYVLVRTSNPGAATFQNHQNKEGQTLYEQVAETVEKLALQAGFDGNYGSIGAVVGATYPRELKDLREKMPHVPLLIPGYGAQGGNAADVAAAFDSAGLGAIVNSSRAINFAFRSLAYAESFGEKQWEAAAEAATRAMIADLAANTPAGQLMVDSKEA, encoded by the coding sequence ATGGCCTCGTTTGTCTCGCGTCTGCATCAGGCAATCCGCACGAAAAAAACTGCTGCACTGGTCGGGCTCGACCCGCGCTGGGAGCAGTTGCCAGTCCGAATCCGTCGGGCTGCCGAAGAAATGTATGATGACCCGGCAGCGGCAAAAGCGGCGGCTTTCGAAGAGTTCTGTGTGCGGCTGATTGACGTCGTGGCTCCACTGGTGCCAGCCATCAAGCCACAGGCGGCTTTCTTTGAAGAGTTGGGGCCCGATGGTTCAGTGGCGCTGGCCCGAGTGATTCGATATGGGCGAGCCCAGGGCTTGATTGTGATCTGCGATGCCAAGCGGGGGGATATTGGCTCGACAGCCGAGGCGTACGCCAAGGCTTATCTGGCTGGCGAAGACCCACAGGCAGCGCCCTATGCGGCTGATGCACTCACGGTGAATCCTTACCTGGGGGAAGACACACTTCAGCCCTTTGTCGAACTGTGCCAGAAGCGAGAGGCTGGGATCTATGTTCTGGTGAGAACCAGTAATCCCGGAGCAGCCACGTTTCAGAACCATCAAAATAAAGAAGGTCAAACGCTTTACGAACAAGTTGCTGAGACCGTCGAGAAACTGGCTCTACAGGCGGGGTTTGATGGCAATTATGGTTCGATTGGCGCTGTGGTGGGGGCGACTTATCCCCGTGAACTAAAGGATTTGCGAGAGAAAATGCCCCATGTCCCACTTTTGATTCCCGGGTACGGGGCACAGGGTGGGAATGCTGCGGATGTGGCAGCGGCCTTTGATTCCGCAGGGCTGGGGGCGATTGTGAACAGCTCGCGGGCGATTAACTTTGCCTTTCGCAGTCTCGCTTATGCAGAAAGTTTTGGCGAGAAACAATGGGAAGCCGCTGCCGAAGCGGCCACCCGGGCTATGATTGCTGATCTGGCAGCCAATACACCTGCTGGTCAGTTAATGGTCGATTCGAAAGAGGCTTAG
- a CDS encoding DUF1559 domain-containing protein, producing the protein MLIVKQNRNTNQPRRPGFTLIELLVVIAIIAILIALLLPAVQQAREAARRSECKNNLKQMLLGLHNYHDQHSVFPPGGVAPQCAGNPPVNLSGIQECTTPFVAAAGLNWALQILPMVDQGPLWGEVKRIVDTKIDPLDAMNNVFGHYSPSMYRCPSHPWDNRANVAFRALENMSRGNYAASYGNGTLLQSMTVNANRGAFTISSRISARDFTDGMSNSVALSEVIYVVGNTADARGAWVFPGMGASAFSTGRGPNDRTADILASCANTTNEPCTQISTTSDQGPTIAAPRSYHTGGVHVGMADGAIRFISENIDRTVFSNLGTIAGGEIIGEF; encoded by the coding sequence ATGTTGATCGTGAAACAGAACCGGAACACGAACCAGCCGCGCAGGCCAGGTTTTACGCTGATCGAGTTGCTGGTGGTGATTGCCATTATTGCGATCTTGATTGCCCTGTTGCTTCCGGCCGTTCAGCAGGCGCGTGAGGCGGCTCGTCGCAGTGAGTGCAAAAATAACCTGAAGCAGATGTTGCTCGGTCTGCACAACTACCACGATCAGCATTCGGTCTTTCCGCCGGGTGGTGTAGCCCCTCAATGTGCCGGAAATCCTCCCGTGAATCTTTCAGGGATTCAGGAATGCACAACACCATTTGTGGCTGCTGCGGGGCTCAACTGGGCGCTGCAGATTCTTCCCATGGTGGATCAAGGGCCACTCTGGGGTGAAGTCAAGCGAATTGTCGACACGAAAATTGATCCGCTGGATGCCATGAACAATGTCTTCGGGCATTACAGCCCTTCGATGTATCGTTGCCCCAGTCATCCATGGGATAACCGGGCGAACGTTGCGTTTCGGGCCCTCGAGAATATGTCTCGTGGCAATTATGCCGCCAGTTACGGGAATGGGACTTTGTTGCAATCGATGACCGTGAATGCCAACAGGGGTGCCTTCACGATCAGTTCTCGCATTTCGGCCAGAGATTTTACCGACGGGATGTCAAACAGCGTGGCCCTCAGTGAGGTGATATACGTCGTTGGTAACACTGCCGATGCCCGGGGTGCCTGGGTCTTTCCAGGGATGGGGGCTTCCGCCTTCAGTACAGGTCGTGGCCCGAATGATCGTACTGCTGACATTCTTGCGAGTTGTGCAAACACAACCAATGAGCCTTGCACCCAAATTTCGACGACGAGTGATCAGGGCCCGACGATCGCCGCTCCGCGCAGCTATCACACGGGTGGAGTCCATGTGGGGATGGCTGATGGTGCGATCCGCTTTATCTCGGAAAACATCGATCGCACGGTATTCTCGAATCTGGGGACGATCGCCGGAGGTGAGATCATCGGTGAGTTTTAA
- a CDS encoding ParB/RepB/Spo0J family partition protein, with protein sequence MDDQLTPEPSRRRLGRGLNALLGSGHHHENEPVSNVGDHSEVHIDLLERNPFQARKDFDSQAINELADSIRQHGVLQPIIVRQIGDMYQVIAGERRLIAARKAGCETVPCRVLELSDQQVFEVSLEENLKRQDLNVLEKAQSFQEYLNQFQCSIEELSRRLSMDRSTVSNFIRLLELAGPVQEMVRQSQLTGGHARAMLSLSHDQQVTLAQRIASEGLSVRKTEDAVRSLQAEGTVEEGATVPFQQSGNEAGSGSQQGLSNHVLMLQEQLQGMLGAKVAIKLKGKAKDKGSIVIEFTSNDDFERILGSLQRIAA encoded by the coding sequence ATGGATGATCAACTGACCCCCGAACCTTCACGTCGTCGTCTTGGCCGTGGACTCAATGCACTGCTCGGGAGTGGGCATCATCACGAGAATGAGCCTGTCTCGAACGTAGGTGATCACTCAGAAGTTCATATCGATCTTCTCGAGCGTAACCCCTTCCAGGCACGGAAAGACTTCGATTCACAGGCCATTAACGAACTGGCCGACAGTATTCGTCAGCACGGCGTTCTCCAGCCAATCATTGTTCGCCAGATTGGCGACATGTATCAGGTGATTGCCGGTGAACGTCGCCTGATTGCGGCTCGCAAAGCCGGTTGCGAAACGGTTCCCTGCCGGGTGCTGGAACTTTCCGATCAGCAGGTCTTCGAAGTTTCACTCGAAGAAAACCTCAAGCGGCAAGATCTCAATGTGCTCGAAAAGGCACAATCGTTCCAGGAATATCTCAATCAGTTCCAGTGCTCGATTGAAGAGCTGTCGCGACGATTGAGCATGGATCGCTCGACAGTCAGCAACTTTATCCGCTTGCTCGAACTGGCAGGCCCGGTGCAGGAAATGGTCCGGCAAAGCCAGCTCACTGGTGGCCATGCACGCGCCATGCTCAGCCTCTCTCATGATCAGCAGGTCACACTGGCTCAGCGCATCGCGAGTGAGGGACTTTCTGTCCGCAAGACCGAAGATGCCGTGCGCAGCCTGCAGGCCGAAGGGACCGTCGAAGAGGGCGCCACAGTCCCCTTCCAGCAGTCTGGCAACGAGGCCGGTTCGGGAAGTCAGCAAGGTCTTTCCAATCATGTGCTGATGCTGCAGGAACAGCTTCAGGGCATGCTGGGTGCCAAGGTCGCCATTAAGCTCAAAGGCAAAGCTAAAGATAAAGGGAGCATTGTCATCGAGTTCACCTCGAACGACGACTTCGAGCGCATTCTGGGCTCACTCCAGAGGATTGCCGCTTAA
- a CDS encoding MOSC domain-containing protein: MRTIAELMQILPQTGTVRWMGLSSARRSNIVAVEEVLAIAGYGLEGDHHAKRRPDTKRQVTLIQAEHLVAVAGLMQIERLDPALVRRNFVVSGINLLALKGQTFQVGEAIFEGTGSCDPCSRMEENLGPGGYNAMRGHGGLTAKVHTGGKIRLGDEVRLLQTGHLMP, encoded by the coding sequence ATGCGCACAATTGCCGAGCTCATGCAGATTCTTCCACAAACAGGGACGGTTCGCTGGATGGGACTTAGTTCCGCACGGCGGTCGAACATTGTGGCTGTTGAAGAAGTGCTGGCGATTGCGGGCTATGGTCTGGAAGGCGATCACCATGCCAAACGCCGACCCGACACCAAACGGCAAGTCACGCTGATTCAGGCCGAGCATCTGGTCGCTGTGGCAGGTTTGATGCAGATCGAAAGGCTGGATCCGGCACTCGTTCGCCGCAATTTTGTGGTCTCGGGGATCAATCTGCTGGCTCTGAAAGGACAAACCTTTCAAGTGGGAGAAGCCATTTTTGAAGGGACTGGCTCATGCGATCCTTGTTCACGTATGGAAGAAAACCTGGGCCCGGGAGGCTATAACGCCATGCGAGGACATGGCGGTTTGACGGCCAAAGTCCACACTGGTGGAAAAATTCGACTGGGTGACGAGGTTCGACTGCTGCAGACAGGGCACCTGATGCCGTAG
- a CDS encoding class I SAM-dependent methyltransferase, with protein sequence MLTRVLEPEVMDTPEEARAYDEMDFTAVNAAFVADLVAALTPADLPLPRDATTPVFTPALSTSLPPTILDVGTGTARIPLEFCLQVDWGHILAVDLSPAMLEIAQENVHASSYRDRITLRQTTTTPLLAEAARFQIVMSNSLVHHVADAAQLLRELAMLVAPGGVLFVRDLLRPETSAAIEELVNTHAGQDTPRQQQLFRQSLAASLSLKEVEAIARELPIETTVTKNSDRHWTLVGKAR encoded by the coding sequence ATGTTGACCAGAGTTCTTGAACCCGAAGTCATGGATACGCCCGAAGAGGCCCGCGCCTACGATGAGATGGATTTCACCGCAGTGAACGCCGCTTTTGTCGCTGACCTGGTGGCGGCATTGACTCCTGCCGATCTTCCGTTACCCCGGGACGCCACGACACCTGTGTTCACGCCCGCTTTGTCAACGAGCCTTCCACCGACAATCCTCGACGTCGGAACCGGTACTGCCAGAATCCCTCTCGAGTTCTGCCTGCAGGTGGATTGGGGCCATATTCTGGCTGTTGATCTTTCACCCGCCATGCTCGAAATCGCTCAGGAAAATGTCCACGCTTCCAGCTATCGGGATCGCATCACGTTAAGGCAAACCACCACCACACCACTTCTGGCAGAGGCTGCCAGATTTCAGATTGTGATGTCCAACAGCCTCGTTCATCATGTGGCAGACGCAGCCCAATTGCTCCGGGAGTTAGCCATGCTCGTGGCCCCGGGTGGCGTGCTGTTTGTCCGTGATCTCCTGAGGCCAGAGACCTCAGCAGCCATTGAGGAACTCGTGAATACTCATGCAGGTCAGGATACCCCGCGCCAGCAGCAGTTGTTCCGGCAATCTCTCGCAGCCTCACTCAGCCTGAAAGAAGTCGAGGCGATTGCCAGAGAACTTCCAATCGAAACAACGGTCACAAAAAACAGCGATCGCCACTGGACGCTGGTCGGCAAAGCCCGCTAA
- a CDS encoding RidA family protein: MTESQETQTPSDIDRRLQELGLVLPPPPQPGGVYAPVVIVDRWLYVSGQGPRLADGSLIVGKVGVDLFETEAYSAARAVGLTMLSTLRHELGSLNRIERLVKTLGMVNCVSEFTNHPQVINGFSNLMVEIFGEVAGKGARSAVGMGSLPSNIPVEVEAVFLLKP, translated from the coding sequence ATGACAGAGAGTCAGGAAACTCAGACACCGTCGGACATTGATCGACGACTTCAAGAGTTGGGGCTGGTCCTGCCGCCTCCACCACAGCCAGGCGGAGTTTATGCGCCCGTCGTGATTGTGGATCGCTGGCTGTATGTCTCGGGGCAGGGGCCCAGGCTGGCTGATGGTTCGCTGATTGTCGGGAAGGTGGGCGTCGACCTGTTCGAGACAGAAGCCTATTCTGCGGCTCGTGCTGTCGGTCTGACAATGCTCTCTACGTTGAGGCACGAACTGGGGTCTCTCAATCGGATTGAGCGACTGGTGAAAACTCTCGGGATGGTTAACTGCGTCTCGGAATTTACCAATCATCCCCAGGTGATCAATGGCTTCAGTAACCTGATGGTCGAGATTTTTGGCGAAGTGGCAGGCAAAGGGGCTCGCAGTGCTGTCGGTATGGGTTCACTTCCCAGCAATATCCCCGTGGAAGTCGAAGCGGTGTTTCTATTGAAGCCGTAG
- a CDS encoding tetratricopeptide repeat protein: protein MIAAWGDDLSLYLWSLLAGLPLAYALVVAVLNKPESQYRSISLWYVGCCGLFCLVLIKWLGLPQSWFLIMLGPAAGCLLAVAILWLNSRFVRLSRSELKLSVSKKNASSSQVTYSERLSILMALVLAVVLPWQMTTQRVRTWADLAVTRMHEGRFVAAYDLLDRIDQLSGPRTASTLLPEMSRLQLEAQIRQVVQSVNSIEITQVEDQLHKVRLLLGLDEFELAEELLAKILRDHPESFEGYELTGLMYQFREHWSLSERSFLHAVERVRPRENRSAAGNQIFANLSRLWSGAAYAARKRGAFDCAENYYLKALEIAPGSDKARIHYVFAQFLEESQQSMKAAEHARQAALLEPALYQVSAQELLQRLRTAHLGCFLLLPSLTGD, encoded by the coding sequence GTGATAGCAGCCTGGGGTGATGATCTGAGTTTATATTTATGGAGTCTCCTCGCGGGGCTTCCTTTGGCTTATGCACTGGTCGTGGCAGTCCTCAATAAGCCAGAGAGTCAGTATCGCTCAATAAGTTTGTGGTACGTTGGTTGCTGTGGCCTGTTTTGCCTGGTACTGATCAAATGGCTGGGCCTGCCGCAAAGCTGGTTCTTGATCATGCTCGGGCCTGCGGCGGGGTGTTTACTGGCTGTCGCAATTCTTTGGTTGAACTCGAGGTTTGTGCGACTTAGTCGCAGCGAATTAAAGCTGTCGGTATCAAAGAAAAATGCGTCGAGCAGTCAAGTGACTTATTCGGAGCGATTGAGCATTCTCATGGCGCTGGTGCTCGCTGTGGTGCTACCATGGCAAATGACGACACAGCGGGTGCGCACCTGGGCCGATCTGGCAGTCACCCGCATGCATGAGGGCCGTTTTGTCGCGGCTTATGATCTGCTCGATCGTATCGATCAGCTTTCCGGCCCGAGGACAGCGTCTACACTGCTGCCAGAAATGTCGAGGCTGCAACTGGAAGCACAGATTCGCCAGGTGGTCCAGTCAGTCAACAGTATTGAGATCACGCAGGTTGAAGATCAGCTTCATAAAGTCAGGTTACTGCTCGGATTGGATGAGTTTGAGCTGGCTGAAGAATTACTGGCGAAGATCCTTCGTGATCATCCGGAATCTTTCGAAGGCTATGAACTGACAGGTTTGATGTATCAATTCAGGGAGCACTGGTCGCTGAGTGAGAGAAGTTTTCTACATGCTGTAGAACGTGTTCGGCCGCGAGAGAATCGAAGTGCGGCAGGCAATCAGATCTTCGCAAATCTCTCGCGGTTATGGTCAGGAGCAGCGTATGCCGCCCGCAAGCGAGGCGCTTTTGACTGTGCCGAAAATTATTATCTGAAGGCGCTAGAGATCGCGCCAGGATCTGACAAAGCGAGAATTCACTACGTGTTTGCCCAGTTTCTGGAGGAGTCTCAGCAATCGATGAAAGCCGCCGAGCATGCCAGGCAGGCTGCGCTGCTCGAACCTGCTCTTTATCAAGTCTCTGCTCAAGAGCTTCTTCAGCGATTGCGGACAGCACACCTGGGATGTTTTTTGCTGCTGCCAAGTTTGACTGGCGATTAA